Proteins co-encoded in one Dehalogenimonas sp. WBC-2 genomic window:
- a CDS encoding p-aminobenzoyl-glutamate to p-aminobenzoate hydrolase (catalyzes the cleavage of p-aminobenzoyl-glutamate to p-aminobenzoate and glutamate, subunit A) — MATSLDTIKNNIKTNVQAQSADLKSLALKIHANPELGFKESQAADWLSAYLKQKGFKIEHGIAGLKTAFRAIYGKGKPVIALVGEYDALPEVGHACGHNLIGTASAGAAVALKQVADEFGGQIQFIGTPAEELFGGKIIMVQKGIFDNLDAALMVHPESGVNTATTTALACVTLYVEYFGKESHAASDPSEGVNALDAMVIAYSAVSLLRQHIKSSARVHGIITDGGKAANVVPGHSAGNFLVRALDLNYLEELKERVLNCFKAGAQATGARLECKWDAMAYHPLKNNMALAELYRANVSGLGLEIEIEDKSQSFGSTDMGNVSQVTPSLHGFIAIAPREVIGHTREFADAAASESGLKGMLDAATALGMTAADIMTQPDILGRIRAEFAGNNAP, encoded by the coding sequence ATGGCAACCAGTTTAGATACCATAAAGAATAACATCAAAACAAATGTCCAAGCCCAATCGGCAGATCTTAAATCACTTGCGCTTAAAATTCATGCTAATCCGGAACTGGGCTTCAAAGAAAGCCAAGCCGCGGACTGGCTTTCTGCTTATCTTAAGCAGAAAGGTTTCAAAATTGAACATGGTATTGCCGGGTTAAAAACGGCCTTCCGGGCCATTTATGGTAAAGGGAAACCGGTGATTGCCCTGGTTGGAGAATATGATGCTCTGCCTGAGGTAGGTCACGCCTGTGGCCACAACCTCATTGGTACGGCTAGCGCAGGTGCAGCGGTAGCTTTGAAACAAGTTGCCGATGAATTTGGCGGCCAGATACAGTTCATCGGAACGCCTGCTGAAGAATTATTCGGCGGCAAGATTATTATGGTTCAGAAGGGTATTTTTGATAATTTGGATGCTGCTCTTATGGTACATCCAGAATCAGGTGTTAACACGGCTACCACTACGGCATTAGCCTGTGTCACACTTTATGTAGAGTACTTTGGCAAGGAGTCCCATGCAGCCTCTGACCCATCAGAAGGTGTAAACGCTCTTGACGCAATGGTTATCGCTTATTCTGCTGTCTCTTTACTAAGACAGCACATTAAGTCATCGGCACGTGTTCACGGTATCATCACTGATGGTGGTAAAGCTGCCAATGTTGTACCTGGTCATTCTGCCGGCAATTTTCTCGTTAGAGCTCTGGATCTTAATTACCTGGAAGAACTCAAAGAACGAGTTCTTAACTGTTTTAAAGCTGGTGCTCAGGCGACTGGTGCCCGATTGGAATGTAAATGGGATGCCATGGCCTATCATCCGCTCAAAAACAACATGGCATTGGCGGAACTTTATAGGGCAAATGTAAGTGGGTTGGGATTAGAAATTGAGATCGAAGATAAAAGCCAGTCTTTTGGCAGCACCGATATGGGCAACGTCAGTCAGGTTACTCCCAGCTTACACGGATTCATTGCTATCGCACCCAGGGAAGTTATTGGTCATACTCGTGAATTTGCTGATGCCGCTGCATCGGAATCAGGTCTTAAGGGCATGCTGGATGCCGCTACGGCCTTGGGAATGACTGCGGCGGATATTATGACGCAGCCGGATATTCTTGGGCGGATAAGAGCTGAATTTGCAGGTAATAACGCACCTTAA
- a CDS encoding seryl-tRNA synthetase, giving the protein MIDLKLIRDNPAFVHQAVASRQSKAPIDDILETDRLRRDKTQELDELRRQRKEQSKNRQSDPEVGRALRERISSAEDVLRTLDEQLLNYLLQVPNIPQESTPYGKSEDDNIVLRYCGELRQFDFPVKPHWDLGESLGIIDFDRGVRLSGTRFYVLKGAGARLQRALIAFFLDLHTRKHGYTEMYLPFLVKKECLYGSGNLPKFADNLYRDAIDDLWMVPTAEVPLTNLHRDEILANDQLPIDYCAYTACFRREKMSAGKDSRGIKRGHQFDKVELYKFTEPEKSNEELEKLLDDAEDVARALSLPYRIKQLCTADIGFASSKSYDIEIWAPGIEEWLEVSSCSNCLDFQARRANIRYRRASDGKVDYVHTLNGSGLALPRVLIAVMENYQQADGSVIVPEVLRPFMGMDIIQNK; this is encoded by the coding sequence GTGATTGACCTTAAGCTTATCCGTGACAACCCTGCCTTTGTCCATCAGGCAGTAGCCAGCCGTCAGTCCAAGGCCCCTATTGATGATATACTGGAAACTGACCGTCTGCGTCGCGATAAAACTCAGGAGTTGGATGAACTCCGGCGACAACGCAAAGAACAATCAAAAAACCGGCAATCCGACCCTGAAGTCGGCCGGGCTCTGCGTGAACGTATCAGCAGTGCCGAAGATGTCTTGCGCACCCTTGATGAACAACTGTTAAACTATCTTCTTCAAGTACCTAACATTCCACAGGAAAGCACCCCCTACGGCAAAAGTGAAGATGACAATATAGTTCTGAGATATTGCGGGGAACTCCGCCAATTTGATTTCCCAGTCAAGCCCCACTGGGATTTAGGTGAAAGCCTTGGGATAATTGATTTTGATCGTGGTGTTCGGCTGTCGGGCACAAGATTCTATGTCTTAAAAGGTGCCGGTGCCCGGTTACAAAGAGCACTCATAGCCTTTTTTCTGGATCTGCATACCCGTAAACACGGTTATACGGAGATGTATCTTCCGTTTTTGGTAAAAAAGGAATGCCTGTATGGATCAGGCAATCTGCCAAAATTTGCTGATAATTTATACCGCGACGCTATTGATGATTTATGGATGGTACCTACCGCAGAGGTACCTCTGACCAACCTTCATCGTGATGAGATACTTGCAAACGATCAATTGCCAATTGACTATTGCGCCTATACGGCGTGCTTTCGCCGCGAAAAAATGAGTGCAGGTAAGGACTCACGGGGCATCAAGCGTGGCCACCAATTTGATAAGGTGGAACTCTACAAGTTTACCGAGCCGGAAAAATCCAATGAAGAATTAGAAAAACTGCTTGATGACGCGGAGGATGTGGCGCGGGCGCTTAGTCTCCCCTACCGGATTAAACAACTGTGTACGGCTGACATCGGGTTCGCCTCATCCAAGAGCTACGATATTGAGATATGGGCGCCGGGAATTGAAGAATGGCTGGAAGTCAGTTCCTGCTCAAACTGTTTAGATTTTCAAGCACGACGCGCTAATATTCGTTATCGCCGTGCTTCTGATGGCAAAGTTGACTATGTACATACTTTAAATGGTTCGGGTCTGGCTTTGCCACGTGTACTTATAGCAGTGATGGAGAATTACCAGCAGGCAGACGGGTCTGTAATTGTGCCGGAAGTATTGAGGCCGTTCATGGGCATGGATATTATCCAGAATAAATGA
- a CDS encoding lysyl-tRNA synthetase (class II): MDKLEVFALATTIAYNYHAIERTRKSAMTSRLDRVTQERLDKLQRIRELGIDPYPNTFHRSHSNAQAVCLLEESEKADLGLPEVTIAGRLVSRRDMGKITFFDVRDGSAKIQLFCNKANLDDTSLGILVNLDIGDIIGATGTLMRTRAGEPSVSVLKLHILTKSLQPLPEKWHGLQDTERRHRQRYLDLIANTEVRDTFRTRAHIISGIRRYLDGHGFLEVETPVLQSLACGAAARPFITHHNALQQDMYLRIALELHLKRLIVGGFDAVYEIGRIFRNEGISHKHNPEFTMLECYQAYADYQDVMVLVEEMISGIVYELTGGFSVKNETQTLDFAPPWPRLDFREVLLEKSGIDFLAFNNLESLQHKMKEMGLQVDPAKDKGKLLDELLSTYVEPNLLQPCFLIDYPIEMSPLAKMRPGESRVVERFEAFASGMEIANAFSELNDPLEQERRFAMQLQNASCAQQTDDTETIDDDFLTALEFGMPPTGGLGIGIDRLVMLLTGNHSIREVILFPTLKEKESAGD, from the coding sequence ATGGACAAACTGGAGGTCTTTGCCTTGGCTACCACCATCGCCTATAATTACCATGCCATTGAAAGAACGAGAAAGAGCGCTATGACTTCACGACTTGACCGCGTAACCCAGGAACGGCTTGATAAACTGCAACGTATAAGAGAGTTGGGAATAGATCCGTATCCTAATACCTTTCACCGAAGCCATTCTAATGCTCAAGCGGTTTGTCTGTTAGAAGAATCGGAGAAAGCAGATTTAGGACTGCCTGAAGTTACTATCGCCGGGCGCCTTGTTTCACGTAGAGATATGGGTAAAATAACTTTTTTTGACGTGCGTGATGGCAGCGCCAAGATTCAACTATTCTGCAACAAAGCTAACCTGGATGATACAAGCCTCGGCATATTAGTTAATCTGGATATTGGTGATATCATAGGAGCCACAGGCACTTTGATGCGTACCCGCGCCGGGGAACCGTCGGTGAGTGTATTAAAACTACACATTTTAACTAAATCGCTGCAACCATTACCCGAAAAATGGCACGGTTTGCAGGACACTGAAAGACGACACCGACAGCGATATTTGGACCTTATCGCCAATACAGAGGTGCGTGACACCTTTCGGACACGTGCTCACATCATTTCAGGAATACGTCGTTATCTTGATGGACATGGTTTTCTTGAAGTCGAGACTCCAGTTCTTCAATCTCTGGCCTGCGGCGCCGCTGCACGGCCGTTTATCACCCATCATAACGCCCTGCAACAAGATATGTATCTAAGAATCGCATTGGAGTTACACCTTAAACGGCTTATCGTCGGCGGCTTCGACGCCGTTTATGAGATTGGACGTATCTTTCGTAATGAAGGCATTTCTCACAAACACAACCCTGAGTTTACCATGTTGGAATGCTACCAGGCCTATGCCGATTACCAGGACGTAATGGTTTTAGTAGAGGAAATGATTTCCGGTATTGTATATGAACTCACTGGCGGCTTCAGTGTTAAAAATGAAACTCAGACCCTTGACTTTGCGCCGCCGTGGCCCAGGCTTGATTTTAGAGAAGTGCTCCTCGAAAAATCCGGTATCGATTTTTTGGCCTTTAATAACTTGGAATCATTGCAGCATAAAATGAAAGAAATGGGCCTGCAGGTTGACCCGGCCAAGGATAAAGGTAAACTCCTTGATGAACTTCTCTCAACCTATGTCGAACCCAATCTGCTTCAACCATGTTTTTTAATTGACTATCCCATTGAAATGTCCCCATTGGCAAAAATGCGCCCCGGAGAATCTCGCGTAGTGGAACGTTTTGAAGCCTTTGCCAGCGGTATGGAAATTGCCAATGCCTTTTCTGAACTCAATGACCCGTTGGAGCAAGAACGTAGATTTGCCATGCAATTACAAAACGCATCCTGCGCTCAGCAGACGGATGATACCGAAACTATAGACGATGATTTTCTGACTGCTTTGGAATTCGGCATGCCTCCTACCGGAGGCCTTGGTATAGGTATTGACCGGTTGGTCATGCTATTAACCGGAAATCATTCGATTCGGGAAGTCATTTTATTCCCAACGCTCAAGGAAAAGGAGTCAGCCGGTGATTGA